One genomic segment of Acanthopagrus latus isolate v.2019 chromosome 14, fAcaLat1.1, whole genome shotgun sequence includes these proteins:
- the LOC119032291 gene encoding NXPE family member 3-like, translating to MKVRACLKARVNYTAIFLFLTMAVFVFVLHNIETLEVWYKVNFTTGLLKPATDHHRRHGFCTFEPLSPEDAEEERLLLESTAWPKTPVLPSPLSLEETSDPAHSTFTILPGKDGRQWQIGDQLEVTIKMRDFKGRPKNTGGDVLLARLHNPSLEAGVAGKVVDHLDGTYTAVFSLLWEGSAQVQVTLVHPSEAVTVLRRLSVEEPDRIYFKSVFRSGNLSQTTTCNICLRPTQQPQCNYTDVRTGEPWFCYKPQNLSCKARITHFRAGLRRSLKAKEGKLFQRRVNMKVPIRASEPADITVLPKKEGQLNVESSIVKSGPAGYYYQGVWHALGGSTVHQFNIEAITQCLKGKVIYMFGDSTVRQFFEYLTAELPNLKEFDLHSQRKAGPFISLDYTNNILMKYRFHGPPIRTVPVPISELRYMASELNGVTGGSNTVVIFCVWAHFGTFPMELYIRRLQTIRRAVVQLLDRAPDTLVIIRTGNPKELTFTAAQTNSDWQTYQVNKVLRAMFKGLNVHFVNAWEMTLAHHLPHDLHPKPPIIKNMINVIMSYMCPQQGG from the exons ATGAAGGTCAGAGCTTGTCTAAAAGCAAGAGTCAACTACACCGccatcttcctctttctgacCATGGCTGTCTTTGTCTTCGTGCTGCATAACATCGAGACCCTAGAG GTTTGGTATAAAGTGAACTTTACCACTGGCCTCCTGAAACCTGCCACAGACCATCACAGGCGCCATGGCTTCTGCACCTTCGAGCCGTTATCTCCTGAGGATGCTGAGGAGGAACGCCTTCTACTAGAATCCACTGCTTGGCCTAAAACTCCAGTTTTGCCATCTCCTCTTTCGCTGGAGGAAACCAGTGATCCTGCCCACAGCACCTTCACCATTCTTCCAGGAAAGGACGGACGACAATGGCAGATAGGGGACCAGCTGGAGGTCACAATAAAAATGCGTGACTTTAAAGGACGTCCAAAGAACACTGGGGGAGATGTCTTACTCGCTCGGCTGCACAACCCGAGCCTAGAAGCAGGTGTTGCTGGGAAAGTGGTGGATCATCTCGATGGCACATacactgctgttttctctttacTATGGGAAGGAAGCGCACAGGTCCAG gtgacACTGGTTCATCCAAGTGAGGCTGTTACTGTGCTGCGAAGGCTGAGCGTCGAAGAGCCAGACAGGATTTACTTCAAGAGCGTCTTTCGCTCAGGCAACCTCTCCCAAACAACCACCTGTAACATCTGTTTGCGTCCGACCCAGCAGCCGCAGTGCAACTACACGGACGTCCGCACAGGAGAGCCCTGGTTCTGCTATAAGCCACAAAATCTGAGCTGTAAGGCTCGGATCACCCACTTCAGGGCAGGACTCAGACGAAGCCTCAAGGCCAAGGAGGGGAAACTCTTTCAGCG TCGGGTCAACATGAAAGTCCCCATTCGGGCCTCAGAACCTGCCGACATCACTGTGTTGCCAAAAAAGGAAG GTCAACTAAATGTGGAGAGCAGCATTGTGAAGTCTGGACCTGCTGGCTATTATTACCAGGGTGTGTGGCATGCACTCGGTGGATCGACAGTTCACCAGTTCAACATTGAAGCAATCACTCAGTGTTTGAAAGGCAAGGTCATCTACATGTTTGGAGACTCCACTGTGAGGCAGTTTTTTGAATACCTCACTGCTGAACTACCAA ATCTGAAGGAGTTTGACCTGCACAGCCAGAGGAAAGCTGGACCTTTCATATCCTTGGATTATACAAACAACATCTTGATGAAGTACCGCTTCCACGGTCCTCCTATCCGCACTGTCCCTGTCCCAATAAGTGAGCTGCGTTACATGGCCAGTGAACTCAATGGTGTAACTGGAGGTTCCAacactgttgtcattttttgcGTCTGGGCTCATTTCGGCACTTTCCCCATGGAGCTCTACATCCGGCGGTTGCAGACCATCCGCAGAGCGGTGGTGCAGCTGCTGGACAGAGCTCCAGACACGCTGGTTATCATCCGGACTGGGAACCCCAAGGAACTCACATTTACTGCAGCGCAAACCAACAGTGACTGGCAAACGTACCAGGTTAACAAGGTGCTCAGAGCCATGTTCAAAggactgaatgttcattttgtgaatGCCTGGGAGATGACTCTGGCCCACCACCTGCCCCACGACCTCCATCCAAAACCTCCCATCATTAAGAACATGATTAATGTTATCATGTCCTACATGTGCCCTCAACAGGGAGGCTAG